DNA sequence from the Streptomyces canus genome:
ACGAAGGCGTTCGGCATCTCCGTGATGACGCAGGGGCTCGGCTTCGCGGGCGGCCTGATCATCGGCGGTCTGCTCACCGACCTGATCTCGTGGCGTCCGGTGCTGTTGATCAACGTCCCGATCGGCATCGTCGTGCTCCTCGCCACCCCGCGGTTCATCCCCCAGCCCCCTGGCAGGCCCGGGAAGTTCGACCTCGGCGGCGCGCTCAGCGCGACGATCGGTGCCGGCGCGATCGTCTACGGGTTCATCCACGCCTCGGAACAGGGTTGGAGTGAACCGGAAACCCTCGTCGCGTTCATTCTCCGCGTGGTCCTGCTCGGCATTCTCGTGATGATGATCGAGCGCTCCGACGCCAAGACCGCGATGGTCAGTGGCCTCGTCCTGGCCGTCCTCAGCATGCTGTGGCTGACCCAGCTCTCGGCGTCCACTGAGTGGTCGGGCATCTTCGGCCCGATGGCACTGGCCGGCGTCGGCGTCGGCGTCGGCGTCGGCGTCGGCATGCTCAACCCGCCGCCCATCGGGACGACCCTGTCAAGTGTCGCGCCGGAGGAGTCGGGCGCCGCCTCCGGTGTCCTGCAGACCAAGGGCGTGGTCGGCGGTTCCATCGGCACCGCCGTGCTCGTGAAGGTTTTCAGCAGCGCCACGAACGACCCTAGTCCCGGTCAGGGGCCGAAGAGATCCTCGCGGACGGCACCGCCGCGGCCTGTGTCGGCGGCGCCGTCTTCGCCCTGGTCGGCCTCCTGCTCGTCACCGGTGTCATCCGCACGCCGAAACAGCGAACTGGCAACGTTCATTGAGTCTGCTTGCCGTAGTTTCAGCCACTCGTTCGAGGGGAATGAAATTGCAGGATTTCGGGGAACCAAGCTTCTCGTCGGGCACGGGACCGTCAACGAAATATCATCGTGAGACTTGCACCTCGACCTCGGCCGGTGGCCCGGGTTCGGAATCGTCGGCTACCGCGCTTCCGGTCACTTACGTGCGGATCGACATGCTGATACCGGCGGACTCGCCTCGACTGGCGGGGCAGGACGCCGCACATGCACAGATGCTCGCAGACTCGCAAACGCGCTTACCGCCGATCGTGGTGCACCGGTCGACCATGCGGGTTATCGATGGCATGCATCGGATTCGAGCAGCCACTATACGGGGCGAACAAGAGATCGCAGCCGAGTTCTTCGAGGGAACTGAAGAGGAAGCGTTCCTCATTTCGATCAAGCTGAACGTCATGCACGGCTTGCCGCTGTCCCTGGCGGATCGCAAGGCCGCAGCGGCCCGGATACTCAGGAGCTATCCGAGATGGTCCAACCGGGGAATTGCGGCGACTTGTGGGCTATCGCACAAGACTGTCGGTGTGATTCGTGA
Encoded proteins:
- a CDS encoding MFS transporter; translation: MLDAIDITVMNMALPPIQQDVGMSVTTLSWVLNGYTVAYGGLLLLGGRMGDIIGHREGLMTGITIFTVASLTGALAQDAWLLLISRFAQGAGAAMTAPCALALIVTSFHTEVERTKAFGISVMTQGLGFAGGLIIGGLLTDLISWRPVLLINVPIGIVVLLATPRFIPQPPGRPGKFDLGGALSATIGAGAIVYGFIHASEQGWSEPETLVAFILRVVLLGILVMMIERSDAKTAMVSGLVLAVLSMLWLTQLSASTEWSGIFGPMALAGVGVGVGVGVGMLNPPPIGTTLSSVAPEESGAASGVLQTKGVVGGSIGTAVLVKVFSSATNDPSPGQGPKRSSRTAPPRPVSAAPSSPWSASCSSPVSSARRNSELATFIESACRSFSHSFEGNEIAGFRGTKLLVGHGTVNEISS